A genomic window from Manduca sexta isolate Smith_Timp_Sample1 chromosome 5, JHU_Msex_v1.0, whole genome shotgun sequence includes:
- the LOC119190941 gene encoding adhesive plaque matrix protein-like — protein MAHSIMLRLAYLLTLLAVTSSHKAQTRWSRQISSYTSDISDWVPLSGPVERDPTPLPQIKRQAVAEPRILTDPFPEVSRPVGFGQDAFPTRFYNSPANRQLYLQSVPSVPSAPQNYLTDQGFGQSIRFGLSPSNFPLSQGFVAPPFTYDNIPQVKPRPQAIPAPQAVKYETYSKPLPAAPQPRPAGNQAAKIKPEPPKFVDGYRAENASNEYVYTQKKKPQSLQKIKFENAEKPKIETISQGQNVPRSEKEEVQLLYVPIESLNRGHFNFRSPISSPQLVNTDLYSQNVPRPNPLKQALTDYQTPVQKQLSEQEYFTEFNSQLKDFDQVPKYSTTPYPTAAPTTPKPKKLKPHQPPLAIFLSQETHKNSHMKVGDVLSSLKSSNTIAVLDSVNPLNAPNVFIGPSTLVPPENYVKFELPYLSNIENSDKKLKQLPFFVAPLSYNTPQGFAKIPFPSPHVGSVVINSQIKEPQTTQANVPNVIPNSYAAVPPPPQQQRQVYREQKPVTQKPTISFYSTSPPKTYSPTNYQSNYYSFEPQMVSSLEPQKFPETATVPQKPSNYFIGNAPQEYNQFNKFPQNEYRPQEPAQYIPKQTPPPTTTTQRTTTRTTTTKPSTYPSQLLETHNPYSINQAFHFSTPLDYHNYFDDVKEPVATPRTPEFRPSPTLNPISTSPAPPKTEEVVTQKQTYPQEAASPNYSQNYSPEIQYETDIKHSRYPVYNTNDYTTKSEASSEYNQPPTDTVIPTDNTENVETQQPILQENQTEILNSQNAPEVDPSQVYEYNQYETNYNQEEAITSTSTTTTTTTTRRPLRSRGRPRYTTPRSDSNESTSRPVVTRKPLRERRPLPTRQRYEPNKITTEKPTRKPTESYESTTKTIRTRTRGRVQYKVTDNEELYDRRVKTHNSKEEDLAYQRDVLHQNYPVTLMERTSTVDIEAITEPAPRISSTRNIEPLLRLMILKMLTLTKRHL, from the coding sequence ATGGCGCACAGCATCATGCTTCGCCTAGCATACCTACTCACGCTGCTAGCCGTGACGTCATCACACAAAGCGCAGACCAGGTGGTCCCGCCAGATCAGCTCCTACACATCAGACATTAGCGACTGGGTGCCCCTGTCGGGACCAGTTGAGAGAGACCCCACCCCGCTGCCCCAGATCAAGAGGCAAGCGGTCGCAGAACCAAGGATACTCACGGACCCATTCCCAGAAGTGTCCAGACCAGTTGGATTTGGCCAAGATGCGTTCCCCACCAGATTCTATAATTCACCAGCAAATAGACAGTTGTATCTTCAATCAGTGCCGTCGGTACCATCAGCGCCGCAGAATTATTTGACTGATCAGGGATTTGGACAAAGCATTCGATTTGGCCTATCCCCATCGAACTTCCCGTTGAGCCAAGGCTTCGTCGCGCCTCCGTTTACGTATGATAACATTCCGCAGGTTAAACCAAGACCTCAAGCTATTCCCGCGCCACAGGCCGTGAAATACGAGACCTACTCTAAACCCTTGCCTGCTGCTCCTCAGCCAAGACCAGCTGGAAACCAAGCTGCTAAAATAAAGCCCGAACCTCCAAAATTCGTAGATGGATACAGAGCTGAAAACGCTAGCAACGAATACGTTTATACTCAGAAGAAGAAACCTCAATCACTACAGAAGATCAAGTTTGAAAATGCTGAGAAACCTAAAATTGAAACGATATCTCAGGGTCAAAACGTGCCGAGGTCCGAAAAGGAAGAGGTGCAGTTACTATACGTCCCGATAGAGTCGTTGAATAGAGGTCATTTCAACTTCAGAAGCCCGATATCTTCACCTCAGTTGGTTAACACGGACTTATACTCGCAAAACGTGCCGCGACCGAATCCCTTAAAGCAAGCGTTAACTGATTACCAAACCCCGGTCCAAAAACAATTATCAGAACAGGAATATTTCACAGAATTTAATTCGCAATTGAAGGATTTCGACCAAGTACCAAAATACTCAACCACGCCTTACCCCACTGCGGCACCGACTACTCCCAAACCGAAGAAATTGAAGCCCCATCAGCCTCCTCTAGCTATATTTTTGTCCCAAGAAACCCATAAAAACAGTCACATGAAAGTTGGTGACGTTCTGTCATCTCTAAAGAGTTCCAACACTATAGCTGTTTTGGACTCTGTTAATCCATTGAATGCTCCAAATGTGTTCATCGGTCCTTCGACTTTGGTGCCGCCAGAAAACTACGTAAAATTCGAGCTGCCTTATTTATCTAACATAGAGAATAGCGATAAGAAACTCAAGCAACTGCCGTTCTTCGTGGCGCCTTTGAGTTACAACACTCCTCAGGGATTCGCCAAGATTCCGTTCCCATCCCCCCACGTTGGGTCAGTAGTAATCAACTCACAGATCAAAGAGCCACAAACGACTCAAGCGAATGTACCGAATGTGATCCCGAACTCGTACGCCGCTGTACCACCTCCTCCGCAACAACAACGACAAGTCTACAGGGAACAGAAGCCAGTCACTCAAAAGCCCACGATCAGTTTCTACAGCACCTCACCACCGAAAACATACTCTCCAACCAATTATCAATCAAACTACTACTCTTTCGAGCCGCAAATGGTGTCATCTCTTGAACCTCAAAAGTTCCCCGAAACGGCAACCGTGCCTCAGAAACCTAGTAACTATTTCATTGGCAATGCCCCTCAAGAATACAATCAGTTCAATAAGTTCCCACAAAACGAATACAGGCCTCAGGAACCAGCTCAATACATTCCTAAGCAAACGCCACCACCCACGACAACAACGCAGAGAACTACGACGAGAACAACAACAACGAAGCCATCGACATATCCGAGTCAACTGTTAGAAACTCATAACCCGTACTCTATCAACCAAGCATTCCATTTCAGTACGCCACTGGACTATCACAACTACTTTGACGACGTTAAGGAGCCAGTAGCTACTCCACGCACGCCAGAGTTCAGGCCATCGCCGACATTGAATCCCATTTCAACATCCCCTGCGCCACCTAAGACAGAAGAAGTGGTAACACAGAAACAGACGTACCCACAAGAGGCGGCATCGCCAAATTACTCTCAAAACTACAGCCCAGAAATACAGTACGAAACTGACATCAAACATTCCAGATACCCAGTTTACAACACAAATGATTATACAACCAAGAGTGAAGCGAGCTCTGAATACAACCAACCACCAACAGATACTGTTATCCCCACTGACAACACAGAAAATGTAGAAACACAACAACCCATTTTACAAGAGAATCAGACTGAGATATTAAATTCACAGAATGCACCCGAAGTTGATCCTTCGCAGGTGTATGAATACAATCAATACgaaacaaattacaatcaagAAGAAGCTATCACAAGTACTTCAACAACGACTACCACTACAACAACAAGACGACCTCTTCGTAGCCGCGGGCGACCACGATACACAACCCCTAGATCTGACTCCAACGAATCTACATCCAGACCCGTTGTCACTAGAAAACCTTTAAGAGAACGTCGACCCTTACCGACCAGACAACGATATGAACCGAATAAGATAACGACCGAAAAGCCTACTAGAAAACCGACTGAATCTTATGAAAGTACTACCAAGACCATTCGGACCAGAACACGAGGCAGAGTTCAATATAAAGTTACAGATAATGAGGAGTTATATGATAGGAGAGTTAAAACTCACAACAGCAAAGAAGAAGACTTGGCCTACCAAAGAGACGTATTACACCAAAACTATCCCGTGACACTGATGGAAAGGACCAGCACCGTAGATATCGAAGCTATAACAGAACCGGCGCCAAGAATATCCTCAACAAGGAATATTGAACCTTTACTGAGACTTATGATACTGAAAATGCTTACACTAACGAAAAGGCATCTATAA